The window agcacaatagtattccatcacccgcatataccacagtttgttcagccattccccaattgaaggacatccccgccttttccagttttttgccactacaaaaagtgcagctattaatattttcgtacaagtctgtttatctatgatctctttggggtacaaacccagcaatggtatggctctGCTGACATTTTAAAGAGAGAATGTCACtcgctttaaaaacaaaaatgtctcTTTTCAGGTCTGATCCGGAAACTGATTGAAGATGTCGAGCAAAACGACCAACACCAATAGCGTGGCTCAGGCCCGGCGGACTGTCCAGCAGCTGAGATTAGAAGCATCCATAGAGAGGATCAAGGTAAGCATCTTCCCATTTGGCCAGTGTGGGAAACTTCACTAGCCTCTCTGCCCACCTATAGGGCAATCCTAGAATTttgcctgaggcccagagagggaagatgAATGGCAGctctcccccccacacacacatttttcTGTGCCAGCAAAGGTACATCCCGCCTGGAAGAAGCCCCCACAGGGGAGCCCTCggggaaagggatctttaatGGTCTCATTCATTACCTCTAGTTTGCCATCTTCAGTTGGGCGTTCTAGAAAAGCTAGTTGTTCTTCAGGCATTTCATCCATGGCCAACTTTTTGTTGggccatttggggttttcgtggCAGAGATGTGGaaggggtttgtcatttccttctgcagctcattatACAggtaaggaacctgaggcaaacagggtcaagtgacttgtccagagtcatacaactagtaagtgtctgaggctggatttgaactcaggtattcctgactctaggctcagcccTCCaaccccttctctttcctcactgGGCTTCCCCATCACTTCTGAAGGGGAGACAGAAagtggtggggggaggaggaatcTTAAGGAGTCCAAAGGctatagaagataaaggtttaaaacaaatacTCTTGCCTAAAAATCATAGTGGTCTCTAAAGAACAGATTTCCCCGGCCTGTTTATTTGACCAAGTCCACACTCCCACCATCCTGTTACTCTCTCAGGAGGCCACTGATCCATCTGAGAATTTGTGAGGCTAAGCCTTGGAGCCAAAGCCCAAGGTAGGCTGGTTTGTTCACAGCAAGGTCTTCAGAGACAGTGATGTCTTTGATTCGGCATCCAACCtgtcttttttccctgatcttccGCCCTTCGCCATCCCCACCCCCATTGTCTTTAGGGACGAATTCAGAAGATTCTGTACTCTGCCCTGTACTCGGTGTCTTGGCTCTGAGCCCAAGACCTTCATTCAGTTTTTGAACTCTGTCCCACATACCAGCCTcgattttgtcttttatttagtAGAAACCAAGACATAGCCTGCCACTGATTCATACGTGTTTTACAAGTTTGGaaatagagcttttttttttttttttaataaaagtttcttcccgcccccctccccttctctttggTTCATTTTTACTCCAGGTTTCCAAGGCCTCTGCGGATCTCATGTCCTACTGCGAGGAACATGCCAGGGGTGACCCTTTGCTCATGGGAATCCCGACTTCAGAAAATCCCTTCAAGG is drawn from Gracilinanus agilis isolate LMUSP501 unplaced genomic scaffold, AgileGrace unplaced_scaffold34339, whole genome shotgun sequence and contains these coding sequences:
- the GNG12 gene encoding guanine nucleotide-binding protein G(I)/G(S)/G(O) subunit gamma-12; its protein translation is MSSKTTNTNSVAQARRTVQQLRLEASIERIKVSKASADLMSYCEEHARGDPLLMGIPTSENPFKDKKTCIIL